The DNA sequence TCGGATTGGTAGAAGTGTTCGACCACCTCGAAAGATTCCTTTCTGAAGCTGCGGGTTACGGTATGGTGAGTGAGCTTGGCTGGTTCTCCTGTGATCGGATGTTTCATGTCTGTGGGTTTGTCAGGCTGGGTTGCAGGTTGAGCTTGTACAGATGTTGAGAGGTTGGGAGGAGGTTATCTTTTGGCTTTGCGGATGCCCTGACAAATAGCCGGGGTTAATGAATCCAGAATTCCTACCCGAATGATCAGCCGATGATGTCGGAATGCGACCTCGAATTCCCACCATTTCATTTCAGGCATTTCTATCGAGACCAATGGGCCTTCCAAGTAGTCCGCCTCTTCCAAATTGGCGATCAAAAAATTGCGTTTGGAAGCTGTCATTTCCGTCTCTAGCATCAATCGGATTTGTTCATCGCGATTGAGGTAGCAGATGCCTTGTTGTTCCCTTCTTGTGTGAAAGTCACGGATAAACTGCTCGACGGCCATGGGAAATGTGTGAATTGCGGTTGCCACAGGTTAGGTATGTCGGTGAGTACAGTTGCAAGGTACGCTCGAATCTGGGAATGTCAAATTTTTTAGTGTAAAAAGTGAAAATATTGCCCATTTATTCAACTTTAAAATGGGTAATTGATGTTTGGTGTCCGTCTCAAAGCAGCTTTTCGCGGTTTGGGCTCTGAGGCGAATAGGCGCAGAATTGACTTTCAAGCAACTGGTAAACAGTGGAAAGGGAACCCACGCTTGTATGCTCATGAAAAGAGGGGCCCACTCAAGACTGAGTAGGCCCCTCTAGGGTGAGATAGAGATTTCTTAAGCAGTTTGTGCTTCTGTCGGAGCTTCCTGCTCGATGGTATTCACAGTGTCGCACACATACCGAATATCCAATTGGCGACGAGTCATCGATTCCAAGGCACGTGGTTGATCTCCATAAATCAGATGCGAATTGCGGATCAGGAGGTCTCCGGCTTCGGCGATGAATGGTTGGGAAATGAGATTGTGGGACAAGACCAATTCCATGAGCGACGCTTGGTCTGTAGACTCGTTTTTGAGTGTTTGAGACCGGGGATAGACATACATCGGCCCTGACTTTTGGGTGATACGCTCCAGTGCGATGGAGGCGGTTAGCATTGAAGCCGGCCCAATGTCTTGCGCATCCAAGGCATCTGTCATAGCGGCCTGATCATCGCCGTGGCGTTTCAGGATGATTTGTCGAGGTGCTGTGGTGCCACCTGTGATGAAGCTTGAGATGGCGAGTAAGTCAGGGTGTTCGGTTGCGGTTCGAGTGAGTTCGTCTTGCGCCCATGCCTCAGATCCCGAAGAGGCTGATTCCTGCAAGTCGATCATTTGTCGACACCAGTCATCGGACATAAAGCCCCGAATGATGATGCAGCCATTGGTGAGATAGTGCACCAGCTGTCCTCTGAATTCAGGATGGAATTGGTAGTAATCGGGGTGGCGGAGCATTCTGGAACGGGCGTCTGGCATGTCAAGCCAAGGATATCTGTCAAAATCCTTGGGAAATGGTTTGCCCGGCAGTTGTGCGGAAAGAATGTGTTCGGGGGTAGAAACCTTACGTTTCTTTTTGCCGAAGAGCCCGGTAGCAGTCAAAAGATTAGGCATGAGAGAAGGGTTGGTTTTAATAGCGAGTAGATGTGCCAATCATGGTCTATGGGGCGGGGAGTTCATATAATTTAATTAGAAAACGGGAAATAATCCACTGTTATGGTCAGAAAATCAGCCTTTTGTGCGGGGGGATAGCCATGGCAGTATCTGAGATTGTCTGATCTGGGGCAATTGTGGGTTGTGCCAACAGGATTGCATCAATGCATATAAATAAGATGTGTTTCATAATCATGAGAAAAGAGATACAGGTCTTGATCAGTCATTATGCTCCCTAAAGATTTAACTAAAGCGGGCCTTGGGAACATGGAAAGCTCCTTTGCCCGGCAGTATATAATTCCTGAATGATGGTGTATGATACAACGATGGGGTAGGGGTAATGTCGCTTGGGTGGTGAATCCAAGGCATCTTGTTTTGCGGCGTATGTGAGGATAAATCTTGGATATAATGTGGGGCTATTCGTTTGATTCTAGATTCCTAAAGATGATACCAACGAACGGCTTGGGGGGATATATGCTTTGGGAGGCTTAGGTCCATTTAGAGAAGATTGATTCGCCAATGATCAATGCGGGGAGTAATCCTAAGAAGCGTTGCACATTTGAGGGATGTGTAAATGGAGGCTTCTACAGGAACGGGGGCTTGCTGGTATTCAGAAGAATAGTTTTAAGCGAGGGTTTTGTTTTTTCAAATAAAAAGCTGATCTTTGCCAAGCCAAATCGGGAAGGTGCTTCTTGATTTGGGGTGAATGTCTGCTTCATGGCAATGCCGGTCTCCTAATAGGTATCCCGGGAGTAGGACAGGAACAAGATAAGCGAACGTCGATATCCCACATCGATGGCGACTGTGCTCAGCGCAGATCATTTGCAAGCCTTTTCCTTTCCCTTCCAATATTCATTACGGGCCAGTACCATCAAGCAACCAGAATCCCCATCGGTTGCGCCCGAACATTTGTCACACAGTTGAAATCCGTTTGGCGTTTGCTTTAGGTGTTCATCGTCAATGCCTTTGCAGCCGCTTTTAAGATTCGCATATATATGCCAACTATTCAGCAACTTGTAAAGAAAGGCAGAAAGTCTAAAGTGGAGAACAGTAAGTCTCCAGCCTTGGATTCCTGTCCACAACGAAGAGGGGTATGCCTCCGGGTATATACCACTACGCCGAAGAAGCCGAACTCCGCCCTCCGGAAAGTTGCTCGTGTGCGTTTGACCAACGGCAAGGAGGTAAACGCATACATCGGCGGTGAAGGTCATAACCTGCAGGAGCACTCTATCGTGCTCGTGAGAGGTGGACGTGTGAAGGACCTTCCTGGTGTTCGTTATCACGTAGTACGTGGTGCACTTGACACCGCTGGTGTTGAAGGCCGGATGCAGGGACGATCCAAGTATGGTTCTAGAAGACCTAAAAGCAAGTAATTAAGACATGAGAAAGTCAAGAGCTAAGAACAGACAGGTCATTCCCGATCCTAAATTCAAGAACGAGCTTGTATCCAAGTTTGTGAATAACTTGATGGTGGATGGCAAGAAGAGTCTTGCTTACAGCATTTTCTACGGTGCGATCGAGATTGTCGAGCAGCGCACCAATGAAGATGGGGTCGAGGTGTTCAAGACCGCTCTCAATAATGTTGTTCCTGCTGTAGAGGTGAAGAGCCGTCGCGTGGGAGGTGCTACCTTCCAGGTGCCTACAGAGGTAAAACCAAAGCGAAAAGAAGGTTTGGGTATTCGCTGGATGATCCGTTACGCGAAATCTCGCAACGGAAAGTCTATGCGCGAGAAGCTTGCTGCTGAAATCATGGCTGCTGCCAAAGGTGAAGGTGGCGCTGTCAAGAAGAAAGAAGACACGCACCGTATGGCAGAAGCCAACAAAGCATTCTCTCACTTCCGTTTCTAATTTGTTGCCTTTAAACCTGAACCACTTTAGAGGGAAAGATCATGAAAAAAGTACCACTTCGCGATACCCGTAACATCGGTATCATGGCCCACATCGACGCCGGTAAGACTACCACTACCGAGCGTATCCTGTACTACACCGGAATCTCTCACAAGATCGGTGAGGTGCATGACGGTGCTGCCACTATGGACTGGATGGAGCAAGAGCAAGAGCGTGGTATTACCATTACTTCTGCTGCAACCACTTGCTACTGGCCTTACGAAGGTACCAACAACCGTATCAACATCATCGATACGCCTGGTCACGTTGACTTCACCGTTGAAGTAGAGCGTTCCTTGCGTGTATTGGACGGTGCTGTTGCGGTGTTTTGTTCTGTAGGCGGTGTTGAGCCTCAGAGTGAAACTGTTTGGCGTCAAGCTGATAAATACAAAGTTCCTCGTATCGGATTCGTCAACAAGATGGACCGTTCTGGTGCTGACTTCTTTGAAGTTGTTCGCCAGGTGAAGGACATGTTGGGTGCTAACCCTGTGCCTATTCAGGTGCCTATCGGTGCTGAGACTGAGTTCAAAGGCGTTGTTGACTTGATCGAAAACAAAGCCATTGTATGGAACGAGCATGACATGGGGATGACCTATGAAACCATCGAGATTCCAGAAGACTTGGCTGATACGGTTGAGGAATGGAGAACTTTCATGATCGAAGCCATCGCCGAGTACGACGAGGCGATCATGGAGAAGTACTTCGAAGATCCTGATTCCATCACTCGTGATGAGGTATTGAACGCATTGCGTGCAGCTACCTTGGATATGGCGATTACGCCTATGATGTGTGGATCTGCCTTCAAAAACAAAGGGGTTCAGGCGATGCTCGACTCAGTTATCGCATTGTTGCCTTCTCCGCTGGATATGCCAGAAATCGAAGGTACCAATCCTCATACTGGTGAGACTGTCACTCGTAAGGCTGACGTAAATGAGCCATTCTCCGCATTGGCTTTCAAGATTATGACCGACCCCTACGTAGGTCGTCTGGCGTTCTTCCGCGTGTACTCTGGTAAGTTGGATGGTGGATCTTATATCCTCAACAACCGCACCGAGAACAAGGAGCGTATTAGCCGGATCCTGCAGATGCACTCCAACAAGCAGAATCAGATTGAATCTGTGGAAGCTGGTGACATCGCTGCAGGCGTAGGTTTCAAAGATATTCGTACTGGGGATACCTTGTCCGACTTGGATAACCCCATCACTTTGGAGTCCATGGAGTTCCCTGAGCCTGTAATCAAGCTGGCCGTTGAACCTAAGACTCAAAAGGACGAAGCAAAACTTGGTAACGGTTTGGCGAAACTTTCTGAAGAGGATCCAACCTTCCAAGTAAGAACTGACGAAGAGACAGGTCAGACTATTATCTCCGGAATGGGTGAGCTTCACTTGGAGATTATTGTTGACCGCCTTAGACGTGAGTTCAAAGTAGAAGTTACACAAGGTCAACCTCAGGTATCCTACCGTGAGGCCATCACTACCAGCACGACTCACCGTGAGACTTATAAAAAGCAAACAGGTGGTCGTGGTAAGTTTGCCGATATCCAAGTGGAAGTAGGTCCTACCGAATCTGGAGAAGGCTTTGAATTTGAAAACGTAATTAAAGGTGGTGCAATTCCTCGTGAATTCATCCCATCCGTTGAGAAAGGATTCAAAGAAGCTATGGGTGCTGGTGTACTCGCAGGATACCAATTGGAAGGGTTGAAGGTGCGCCTGTTTGATGGTTCATTCCACAACGTCGACTCCGACCAGCTTTCTTTTGAATTGGCAGGTCGTCTGGCATACAAAGCTGCACTTCCTAAGTGTAAGCCTGTTTTGAAGGAGCCTATCATGGCAGTTGAGGTCGTTACGCCAGAAGAATACATGGGTAACGTAGTGGGTGACTTGAACCGTCGCCGTGGTAAGATTGACGAAATGGGCGACCGTGGTAACTCCAAAGTAGTGAAGGCCAGCGTGCCGTTGTCAGAATTGTTTGGATACGTAACTGACCTTCGGACTATCTCCTCCGGTCGTGCGGCTTCCACCATGCAATTCTCCCGCTATGAGGATTGTCCACGCAACATCCAAGATGAAGTTGTTGCCAAAGTAAAAGGTGCATAACGTATAGGGAGTTTTCCTGTACCGCTAATTATCTCAAGGAAATGACCCAGAAGATCAGAATCAAGTTGAAGTCGTACGACCACAATCTGGTAGACAAGTCTGCCGAGAAGATTGTCCGTACGGTGAAGGGTACCGGTGCCATCGTCAGTGGTCCTATTCCGCTTCCAACCGAACGCTCTGTGATCACAGTAAACCGGTCTCCTCACGTCAACAAGAAGTCTCGTGAGCAGTTTGAGATCAGTTCTTACAAGCGACTCATTGACATCTTTAGCTCCAGCTCCAAGACTGTAGATGTCCTGATGAAATTGGAACTCCCTAGCGGGGTGGACGTGGAGATCAAAGTGTAAGTAGCGCTGTTCGCTGATCGCACCCCCCGTTGGTCGATCGAAGCCCAACGGGGGATTTTAAGGGGCGATCGCGATTAACTAAAACTCATTAATCCCAAGCAAGATGGCAGGAATCATAGGCAAGAAAGTAGGGATGACCAGCATTTTCGATGAGAATCGAAAAAACATTGCCTGTACGCTGATATACGCCGAGCCAAACGTCGTTACGCAAGTCAAGTCTGCCGATACGCGTGAAGATGGCAAAACCGACGGCTACAACGCCGTGCAGTTGGCATTCGACGAGAAAAAGGAAAAGAACACTTCCAAGCCCATGAAAGGGCATTTCGATAAAGCCGGAACTACTCCTAAGCGCAAGCTCGTAGAATTCGAATTCGAAGGAATGGAAGTAAACCTAGGAGACTCAATCGGT is a window from the Pontibacter sp. G13 genome containing:
- the rpsL gene encoding 30S ribosomal protein S12 produces the protein MPTIQQLVKKGRKSKVENSKSPALDSCPQRRGVCLRVYTTTPKKPNSALRKVARVRLTNGKEVNAYIGGEGHNLQEHSIVLVRGGRVKDLPGVRYHVVRGALDTAGVEGRMQGRSKYGSRRPKSK
- the rpsG gene encoding 30S ribosomal protein S7, yielding MRKSRAKNRQVIPDPKFKNELVSKFVNNLMVDGKKSLAYSIFYGAIEIVEQRTNEDGVEVFKTALNNVVPAVEVKSRRVGGATFQVPTEVKPKRKEGLGIRWMIRYAKSRNGKSMREKLAAEIMAAAKGEGGAVKKKEDTHRMAEANKAFSHFRF
- the fusA gene encoding elongation factor G; protein product: MKKVPLRDTRNIGIMAHIDAGKTTTTERILYYTGISHKIGEVHDGAATMDWMEQEQERGITITSAATTCYWPYEGTNNRINIIDTPGHVDFTVEVERSLRVLDGAVAVFCSVGGVEPQSETVWRQADKYKVPRIGFVNKMDRSGADFFEVVRQVKDMLGANPVPIQVPIGAETEFKGVVDLIENKAIVWNEHDMGMTYETIEIPEDLADTVEEWRTFMIEAIAEYDEAIMEKYFEDPDSITRDEVLNALRAATLDMAITPMMCGSAFKNKGVQAMLDSVIALLPSPLDMPEIEGTNPHTGETVTRKADVNEPFSALAFKIMTDPYVGRLAFFRVYSGKLDGGSYILNNRTENKERISRILQMHSNKQNQIESVEAGDIAAGVGFKDIRTGDTLSDLDNPITLESMEFPEPVIKLAVEPKTQKDEAKLGNGLAKLSEEDPTFQVRTDEETGQTIISGMGELHLEIIVDRLRREFKVEVTQGQPQVSYREAITTSTTHRETYKKQTGGRGKFADIQVEVGPTESGEGFEFENVIKGGAIPREFIPSVEKGFKEAMGAGVLAGYQLEGLKVRLFDGSFHNVDSDQLSFELAGRLAYKAALPKCKPVLKEPIMAVEVVTPEEYMGNVVGDLNRRRGKIDEMGDRGNSKVVKASVPLSELFGYVTDLRTISSGRAASTMQFSRYEDCPRNIQDEVVAKVKGA
- the rpsJ gene encoding 30S ribosomal protein S10, which gives rise to MTQKIRIKLKSYDHNLVDKSAEKIVRTVKGTGAIVSGPIPLPTERSVITVNRSPHVNKKSREQFEISSYKRLIDIFSSSSKTVDVLMKLELPSGVDVEIKV